From Oncorhynchus mykiss isolate Arlee chromosome 6, USDA_OmykA_1.1, whole genome shotgun sequence, the proteins below share one genomic window:
- the LOC110525487 gene encoding LIM/homeobox protein Lhx2-like isoform X2, whose amino-acid sequence MEILGFRFEENTFNIISSPVTMLFHGLPGGEMHVVVEEMDRRRKSESAAISSAIDMGESETNMSCMNSDRVSLCAGCGGKIADRYYLLAVDKQWHMRCLKCCECKLNLESELTCFSKDGSIYCKEDYYRFSVQRCARCHLGISASEMVMRARDLVYHLNCFTCTSCNKMLTTGDHFGMKDSLVYCRLHFENLIQGEYQTHFNHADVASHKGLGPANALGLSYFNGVGSVHKGRPRKRKSPGPGADLAAYNAALSCNENDGDSMDRDSYSSSQKTKRMRTSFKHHQLRTMKSYFAINHNPDAKDLKQLAQKTGLTKRVLQVWFQNARAKFRRNLLRQENTGVDKTSDGSTLQGGTPSGPASDISNASMSPSSTPTTLTDLTNPTLPTVTSVLTSVSGSMDVHECRSPLQTTLTSLF is encoded by the exons ATGGAAATCTTGGGTTTCAGATTTGAGGAAAACACGTTTAACATAATCTCCTCTCCGGTAACTATGCTTTTCCACGGCCTCCCTGGAGGCGAAATGCACGTTGTTGTGGAAGAAATGGACCGGAGAAGAAAGAGCGAATCCGCAGCTATCAGTTCGGCCATAGATATGGGAGAATCTGAAACG AACATGTCGTGCATGAACAGCGACAGGGTGTCTTTGTGCGCGGGCTGCGGCGGGAAGATCGCTGACCGCTACTACCTGCTGGCAGTGGACAAACAGTGGCACATGCGCTGTCTCAAGTGCTGCGAGTGTAAACTCAACCTCGAGTCCGAGCTCACCTGCTTCAGCAAAGACGGAAGTATCTACTGCAAGGAAGATTATTACAG GTTTTCGGTCCAGAGATGTGCCCGGTGCCACCTCGGGATCTCGGCCTCAGAGATGGTGATGCGGGCCAGGGACTTGGTGTACCACTTGAACTGTTTCACCTGCACATCCTGCAACAAGATGCTAACGACTGGGGACCACTTTGGCATGAAAGACAGTCTGGTCTACTGTCGGCTGCACTTTGAAAATCTCATACAGGGGGAATATCAGACACATTTCAATCATGCGGATGTAGCCTCTCACAAAGGACTGGGACCTGCCAATGCATTGGGACTATCCTATTTCAACGGCGTGGGGAGTGTGCATAAAGGGCGGCCCAGGAAAAGGAAAAGTCCCGGGCCAGGAGCAGATTTAGCAGCCTACAATGCCG CACTCAGCTGTAATGAGAACGACGGAGACTCTATGGACAGGGACTCCTACAGCTCCAGTCAGAAGACCAAGCGCATGCGGACctccttcaaacaccaccagctGAGGACCATGAAGTCCTACTTTGCCATCAACCACAACCCAGACGCCAAGGACCTGAAGCAGCTGGCCCAGAAGACTGGCCTCACCAAGCGTGTActacag GTCTGGTTCCAGAATGCTCGGGCCAAGTTCCGGCGGAACCTGCTGAGACAGGAAAACACGGGCGTGGACAAGACCTCAGACGGCTCCACCCTGCAGGGGGGCACGCCCTCCGGACCTGCCTCCGATATCTCCAACGCCTCCATGAGTCCTTCCAGCACCCCCACCACCCTGACAGACCTGACCAACCCCACCTTGCCCACCGTCACCTCCGTGTTAACCTCTGTCTCTGGCAGCATGGATGTTCACGAGTGCAGAAGCCCGTTGCAGACCACCCTGACCAGTCTGTTCTGA
- the LOC110525487 gene encoding LIM/homeobox protein Lhx2-like isoform X1, protein MEILGFRFEENTFNIISSPVTMLFHGLPGGEMHVVVEEMDRRRKSESAAISSAIDMGESETNMSCMNSDRVSLCAGCGGKIADRYYLLAVDKQWHMRCLKCCECKLNLESELTCFSKDGSIYCKEDYYRRFSVQRCARCHLGISASEMVMRARDLVYHLNCFTCTSCNKMLTTGDHFGMKDSLVYCRLHFENLIQGEYQTHFNHADVASHKGLGPANALGLSYFNGVGSVHKGRPRKRKSPGPGADLAAYNAALSCNENDGDSMDRDSYSSSQKTKRMRTSFKHHQLRTMKSYFAINHNPDAKDLKQLAQKTGLTKRVLQVWFQNARAKFRRNLLRQENTGVDKTSDGSTLQGGTPSGPASDISNASMSPSSTPTTLTDLTNPTLPTVTSVLTSVSGSMDVHECRSPLQTTLTSLF, encoded by the exons ATGGAAATCTTGGGTTTCAGATTTGAGGAAAACACGTTTAACATAATCTCCTCTCCGGTAACTATGCTTTTCCACGGCCTCCCTGGAGGCGAAATGCACGTTGTTGTGGAAGAAATGGACCGGAGAAGAAAGAGCGAATCCGCAGCTATCAGTTCGGCCATAGATATGGGAGAATCTGAAACG AACATGTCGTGCATGAACAGCGACAGGGTGTCTTTGTGCGCGGGCTGCGGCGGGAAGATCGCTGACCGCTACTACCTGCTGGCAGTGGACAAACAGTGGCACATGCGCTGTCTCAAGTGCTGCGAGTGTAAACTCAACCTCGAGTCCGAGCTCACCTGCTTCAGCAAAGACGGAAGTATCTACTGCAAGGAAGATTATTACAG AAGGTTTTCGGTCCAGAGATGTGCCCGGTGCCACCTCGGGATCTCGGCCTCAGAGATGGTGATGCGGGCCAGGGACTTGGTGTACCACTTGAACTGTTTCACCTGCACATCCTGCAACAAGATGCTAACGACTGGGGACCACTTTGGCATGAAAGACAGTCTGGTCTACTGTCGGCTGCACTTTGAAAATCTCATACAGGGGGAATATCAGACACATTTCAATCATGCGGATGTAGCCTCTCACAAAGGACTGGGACCTGCCAATGCATTGGGACTATCCTATTTCAACGGCGTGGGGAGTGTGCATAAAGGGCGGCCCAGGAAAAGGAAAAGTCCCGGGCCAGGAGCAGATTTAGCAGCCTACAATGCCG CACTCAGCTGTAATGAGAACGACGGAGACTCTATGGACAGGGACTCCTACAGCTCCAGTCAGAAGACCAAGCGCATGCGGACctccttcaaacaccaccagctGAGGACCATGAAGTCCTACTTTGCCATCAACCACAACCCAGACGCCAAGGACCTGAAGCAGCTGGCCCAGAAGACTGGCCTCACCAAGCGTGTActacag GTCTGGTTCCAGAATGCTCGGGCCAAGTTCCGGCGGAACCTGCTGAGACAGGAAAACACGGGCGTGGACAAGACCTCAGACGGCTCCACCCTGCAGGGGGGCACGCCCTCCGGACCTGCCTCCGATATCTCCAACGCCTCCATGAGTCCTTCCAGCACCCCCACCACCCTGACAGACCTGACCAACCCCACCTTGCCCACCGTCACCTCCGTGTTAACCTCTGTCTCTGGCAGCATGGATGTTCACGAGTGCAGAAGCCCGTTGCAGACCACCCTGACCAGTCTGTTCTGA